Proteins encoded within one genomic window of Bradyrhizobium sp. CB1717:
- a CDS encoding ABC transporter ATP-binding protein has translation MSAVKTSSAVEASLTALAVSLRGVTKTYDNGVMALGPLDLAVRKGEFIALLGPSGCGKSTALRLIAGLGAPSSGTVRVAHHEGVPQPGHGIGFVFQEPTLMPWTSVRENVRLPLKLGGVPKAEGRARADQALASVGLADFADAFPRELSGGMKMRVSLARALVTDPDILLMDEPFAALDEITRFRLNNDLLALWRSLGKTVIFVTHSVFESVYLSQRVVVMTARPGRIQADIRIETVEPRGEEFRTSAAYSDYCRRVSAALAPSYSGQSTL, from the coding sequence ATGTCCGCTGTCAAAACCTCGTCCGCCGTCGAGGCCAGCCTGACGGCTCTCGCCGTCAGCCTGCGTGGCGTGACGAAGACGTATGACAACGGCGTCATGGCGCTCGGCCCGCTCGACCTTGCTGTGCGCAAGGGCGAGTTCATCGCGCTGCTCGGCCCGTCCGGCTGCGGCAAGTCGACGGCGCTGCGGCTGATCGCGGGGCTCGGCGCGCCGTCGTCAGGCACCGTGCGGGTGGCGCATCACGAGGGCGTGCCGCAGCCCGGCCATGGTATCGGCTTCGTGTTCCAGGAGCCCACCCTGATGCCCTGGACCAGCGTGCGCGAGAACGTGCGATTGCCGCTCAAGCTTGGCGGCGTCCCGAAGGCGGAAGGGCGCGCGCGGGCCGATCAGGCGCTGGCCAGCGTCGGGCTTGCCGATTTCGCCGACGCATTCCCACGCGAGCTCTCCGGCGGCATGAAGATGCGGGTGTCGCTGGCGCGCGCGCTGGTCACCGACCCCGACATCCTCCTGATGGACGAGCCGTTCGCAGCCCTCGACGAGATCACGCGCTTCCGTCTCAACAACGACCTGCTCGCGCTGTGGCGCAGCCTTGGCAAGACCGTCATCTTCGTCACGCATTCGGTGTTCGAATCCGTCTATCTGTCACAGCGCGTGGTGGTCATGACGGCGCGGCCCGGCCGCATCCAAGCCGACATCCGCATCGAGACGGTCGAGCCGCGCGGCGAGGAGTTTCGCACCTCCGCTGCCTATTCCGATTATTGCCGGCGCGTGTCGGCCGCGCTGGCACCGTCTTATTCGGGGCAGTCGACGCTATGA
- a CDS encoding ABC transporter permease translates to MNAQAAVTAKPSGAQRAMRLVLPVVVFAAGLLAWELVVRIKDIPPYVLPAPSVIVLTLIKDWAVLSQSLATTLLTTLEGFIAASIGGIALALLFNQSKWVEYSLFPYAVVLQVTPVIAIAPLLLIYLEQQTAVVVCAFIVAFFPVLSNTTLGLNSVDRNLAGLFQLYGASPPQTLRFLKLPAALPYILGGLRIAGGLSLIGAVVAEIAAGTAGAGSGLAYRIAESGYRLNIPRMFAALLLLSLAGIVIYGVLALVSHLVLRRWHESALGKEN, encoded by the coding sequence ATGAACGCGCAAGCGGCCGTCACCGCGAAACCGTCCGGCGCGCAACGCGCGATGCGCCTCGTGCTGCCCGTCGTCGTGTTCGCGGCCGGGCTCCTCGCCTGGGAACTCGTGGTGCGCATCAAGGACATCCCGCCTTACGTGCTGCCGGCGCCGTCCGTCATCGTCCTGACACTGATCAAGGACTGGGCGGTGCTGTCACAATCGCTCGCGACCACGCTGCTGACCACGCTCGAAGGTTTCATCGCCGCCAGCATCGGCGGCATTGCATTGGCGCTGCTGTTCAACCAGTCGAAATGGGTCGAATATTCGCTGTTCCCTTACGCCGTCGTGCTCCAGGTGACGCCCGTGATCGCGATTGCACCGCTGCTCCTGATCTATCTGGAGCAGCAGACCGCGGTCGTCGTCTGCGCCTTCATCGTCGCCTTTTTCCCGGTGCTCTCGAACACCACGCTCGGGCTGAACTCGGTCGACCGCAATCTCGCCGGGCTGTTCCAGCTTTATGGCGCCTCACCGCCTCAGACCCTTCGCTTCCTGAAGCTCCCCGCGGCGCTGCCCTATATCCTTGGCGGATTGCGTATCGCCGGCGGCCTGTCGCTGATCGGCGCGGTTGTAGCCGAGATCGCGGCCGGAACGGCCGGCGCGGGCTCCGGGCTCGCCTACCGGATCGCCGAGTCGGGCTACCGCTTGAACATACCCCGCATGTTCGCCGCGCTGCTTTTGTTGTCGCTGGCTGGGATTGTCATCTATGGGGTGCTGGCGCTAGTTTCCCACCTCGTTTTACGGCGCTGGCACGAAAGCGCGCTTGGAAAGGAAAACTGA
- a CDS encoding ABC transporter substrate-binding protein, whose translation MSPSHLRRALTAGLMAALVSILPARAETLDKVTFGTNWVAEAEHGGFFQAVADGTYKKYGLDVTIVPGGPNENNRMLLIAGKIDFFMAANTLMSFDAVANNVPVVTIAAVFQKDPQVMLTQPDAKVAKIEDLKPLTLFVSKEGMTSYFQWLKSEYGFNEKNVRPYNFNPQPFIANPKSAMQGYVTSEPFAVEKAAGFKPNVLLLADYGFNTYSTLIETRRDIVEKKPDLVQRFVDASMIGWYNYIYRDNSAGNALIKKLNPEMTDDLLAYSVAKMKEYGIVDSGDSLKNGIGAMSDERYTSFFNKMVKAGVVKADLDFRKSYTLRFVNKGVGVELRPNKP comes from the coding sequence ATGAGCCCCTCTCATCTGCGGCGAGCGTTAACGGCAGGCCTGATGGCCGCTTTGGTCTCGATCCTGCCTGCGCGTGCCGAGACGCTCGACAAGGTCACCTTCGGCACCAACTGGGTCGCCGAGGCCGAGCACGGCGGCTTCTTCCAGGCGGTGGCCGACGGCACCTACAAGAAGTACGGGCTGGACGTCACCATCGTCCCCGGCGGTCCCAACGAGAACAACCGGATGCTGCTGATCGCCGGCAAGATCGATTTCTTCATGGCCGCGAACACGCTGATGTCGTTCGATGCGGTCGCGAACAACGTCCCGGTCGTCACCATCGCCGCGGTGTTCCAGAAGGATCCGCAGGTGATGCTGACGCAGCCCGACGCGAAAGTCGCCAAGATCGAGGACCTCAAGCCGCTGACGCTGTTCGTCTCCAAGGAGGGCATGACCAGCTACTTCCAGTGGCTGAAGTCCGAATATGGTTTCAACGAGAAGAACGTCCGTCCCTATAATTTCAATCCGCAACCCTTCATCGCCAATCCCAAGAGCGCGATGCAGGGCTATGTCACCTCCGAGCCCTTCGCGGTGGAGAAGGCCGCCGGCTTCAAGCCCAACGTGCTTCTGCTCGCCGATTACGGCTTCAACACATATTCGACCCTGATCGAGACCCGCCGCGATATCGTCGAGAAGAAGCCCGACCTCGTGCAGCGCTTCGTCGATGCCTCCATGATCGGCTGGTACAATTACATCTACCGCGACAATTCCGCCGGCAATGCCCTGATCAAGAAGCTCAATCCGGAGATGACCGACGATCTGCTCGCCTATTCCGTCGCCAAGATGAAGGAATACGGCATCGTCGATTCCGGCGACAGCCTGAAGAACGGCATCGGCGCGATGAGCGACGAGCGCTACACCTCCTTCTTCAACAAGATGGTGAAGGCCGGCGTCGTAAAGGCGGATCTCGACTTCCGCAAATCCTACACGCTGCGCTTCGTCAACAAGGGCGTAGGCGTCGAGCTGCGCCCGAACAAGCCGTAA